One part of the Caproiciproducens sp. CPB-2 genome encodes these proteins:
- a CDS encoding sugar ABC transporter ATP-binding protein: MAETYMLEMTGICKSFPGVQALDEAQLKVRKGTVHALCGENGAGKSTLMKCLFGIYNKDSGSIKLDGREVAFKDTKHAIQNGIAMVHQELNQVLQRSIAENIWLGQVPRTRTGLVDQKKMYRETKRIFEDLEIDIDPRRKIGTLSVSARQMVEIARAVSNNIRLLVLDEPTSSLADDEVKQLFRIINKLRERGVGIIYISHKMEEVLKIADDVTIMRDGKWITTEKAENLTLAKIINLMVGRKMDNRFPPKVNKPGEVIMSVEHLTSTYMPGCIDVSFDLRAGEILGIAGLVGSRRTELLETVFGTRRHSEGTIKVHGREIRNNTSRDALKNGFAMLTEERRASGIFGVDSVMFNSVIANVRAYRKGLFLKQQKMKEDTDWVISSMNIKTPSQKTHIKFLSGGNQQKVIIGRWLLTKPEILLMDEPTRGIDVGAKYEIYQLIGDVAKQGKAVIVVSSEMSELLGISDRIAVMSNGHLAGILDMENATQERIMELALHFI; this comes from the coding sequence ATGGCAGAAACTTACATGCTTGAGATGACGGGGATTTGTAAAAGCTTTCCGGGCGTACAGGCTCTGGACGAAGCTCAGCTTAAGGTGCGGAAGGGCACGGTTCATGCCCTTTGCGGAGAAAACGGCGCCGGCAAGAGCACGCTGATGAAGTGCCTGTTCGGGATTTATAACAAGGATTCCGGCTCAATCAAGCTTGACGGCCGGGAAGTCGCATTTAAGGACACTAAGCATGCCATTCAGAACGGCATAGCAATGGTGCATCAAGAACTGAATCAGGTATTGCAGCGTAGCATTGCGGAAAACATCTGGCTGGGCCAGGTGCCGCGAACTCGAACCGGCTTGGTGGATCAGAAGAAGATGTACCGGGAGACAAAGAGGATTTTTGAAGATCTGGAAATCGATATTGACCCCAGAAGGAAAATCGGGACTTTGTCGGTTTCAGCGCGCCAGATGGTCGAGATTGCCCGGGCTGTTTCCAACAACATCAGGCTACTGGTCCTGGACGAGCCCACCTCGTCCTTGGCGGACGATGAAGTCAAGCAGCTGTTCCGCATCATCAATAAGTTACGCGAGCGGGGTGTCGGCATTATTTATATTTCCCACAAGATGGAGGAGGTCCTGAAGATTGCCGATGATGTCACTATTATGCGCGACGGAAAATGGATCACGACTGAAAAGGCAGAGAATCTTACGCTCGCCAAGATTATCAATTTGATGGTCGGCCGCAAAATGGACAACCGATTCCCGCCGAAGGTGAACAAACCGGGGGAAGTGATTATGTCAGTCGAGCATCTCACCAGCACTTACATGCCGGGTTGCATCGACGTTTCCTTCGACTTACGTGCGGGGGAGATTCTCGGGATCGCGGGGCTGGTTGGTTCCCGCAGAACCGAATTGCTGGAAACGGTTTTTGGCACGCGCCGCCACAGCGAAGGCACAATCAAGGTCCACGGAAGGGAAATCAGGAACAACACTTCACGGGATGCCTTGAAAAACGGTTTCGCGATGCTGACGGAGGAACGCCGCGCAAGCGGCATCTTCGGAGTGGATTCCGTGATGTTCAACTCCGTGATTGCCAACGTTCGGGCTTATCGGAAAGGGCTTTTTCTAAAGCAGCAGAAAATGAAAGAGGATACTGATTGGGTCATCAGTTCGATGAATATCAAAACTCCAAGTCAGAAAACTCATATCAAGTTTTTGTCGGGGGGCAATCAACAAAAGGTTATCATCGGGCGATGGCTACTCACAAAGCCGGAGATTCTGCTGATGGACGAGCCGACCCGGGGTATTGACGTAGGAGCTAAGTATGAAATCTACCAGTTGATCGGTGATGTAGCAAAACAGGGGAAGGCAGTTATTGTGGTGTCCTCGGAAATGTCGGAGCTCCTGGGTATTTCGGATCGGATCGCCGTGATGAGCAACGGCCATCTGGCAGGCATTCTTGATATGGAGAATGCCACGCAGGAAAGAATCATGGAACTTGCACTACACTTCATTTAA
- a CDS encoding galactose ABC transporter substrate-binding protein: MKKWRKNVKRVFSVILAAMLALSVAACSSSTESSSGETASGTSSERTDGKKYVIGALVYKYDDVYLSTVRAAMQQYADKAGNIELKMYDGQGDQGKQLDQLDAILQDGVDCLFVNMCDQSSAQTVINQVKDKKIPLVFFNREPTDISVLKNYDKDIFVGTKAQDAGIMQGDMLAQLWKADKSLDRNGDGKVQYVVFKGEADNLEAIARTEYCQSEAKEKGLNMDAVAPVQVCDWTAEKAMNAMEAILSSNNDIEAVLCNNDDMATGAISALQNHGYNTGNEGDKKIVVLGVDGTDAAKSAIASGTMMGTVKQDGDAMAKACVNIAENYLSGKSALEGTGYQLDETGVAIRIPYSSYTGK; encoded by the coding sequence ATGAAAAAGTGGAGAAAAAATGTGAAAAGGGTATTTTCCGTGATTTTAGCGGCCATGCTGGCCTTGTCGGTGGCAGCTTGCAGCAGTTCCACCGAATCATCCTCCGGGGAGACGGCTTCCGGCACATCATCGGAGAGAACAGATGGGAAAAAATATGTGATCGGGGCACTGGTTTACAAGTACGACGATGTGTATTTGTCCACCGTACGCGCGGCAATGCAGCAATATGCAGACAAGGCGGGCAACATCGAACTTAAGATGTACGACGGGCAAGGTGATCAGGGAAAACAGCTGGATCAACTGGATGCCATTCTGCAGGACGGCGTCGACTGTCTGTTCGTCAACATGTGTGACCAGTCTTCCGCGCAAACCGTCATCAATCAGGTCAAGGACAAAAAGATTCCTCTTGTGTTCTTCAACCGCGAGCCGACTGATATCAGCGTCTTGAAGAATTATGATAAGGATATCTTCGTCGGCACAAAAGCTCAGGATGCCGGCATCATGCAGGGCGACATGCTGGCCCAGCTGTGGAAAGCCGACAAGAGCTTGGACCGCAACGGTGATGGAAAAGTTCAATATGTGGTATTCAAGGGAGAGGCTGACAATCTGGAAGCTATTGCCCGCACCGAATACTGTCAGTCAGAAGCGAAGGAAAAGGGTCTGAATATGGATGCCGTCGCGCCTGTACAAGTTTGCGACTGGACTGCGGAAAAAGCGATGAACGCAATGGAGGCGATCCTTTCTTCTAACAATGATATTGAAGCTGTCCTTTGCAATAATGATGACATGGCGACCGGCGCCATCTCTGCGTTGCAGAACCACGGCTACAACACCGGCAACGAAGGGGACAAAAAGATAGTTGTGCTCGGAGTAGATGGTACGGACGCCGCCAAATCCGCTATTGCCTCTGGTACGATGATGGGCACCGTGAAGCAGGATGGCGACGCGATGGCGAAAGCATGCGTCAATATTGCAGAGAATTATCTTAGTGGCAAGAGCGCACTGGAGGGCACAGGTTATCAGCTTGATGAGACGGGTGTTGCGATCCGTATCCCCTATTCTTCCTACACCGGTAAATAA
- a CDS encoding PocR ligand-binding domain-containing protein translates to MAMNNGAYRLFHGLYVDRSRLAEMLKAFYTLNHVKVSFYDTDFHQLQEWPYPQCDFCQLIRRNGIQACLKSDWEAFRHCHAKKSIYAYQCHAGLLEMIIPLKIEEMVIGYIMFGQMIRAEDVNSTKQALMERHRGLPVSEDELLRVIDLIDVKDKEELEAATLISKACVSYLLSERVVSIDRNNLVDRIDDYIAENMSQGFTVEDLCDYLQMKRSSFYSLTKECLGCGISTYIQKKRLDRAKTLLKETNLPISLLAGQVGFNDYNYFLRCFKKQVGMTCRAYRKSVEDYLRP, encoded by the coding sequence ATGGCGATGAATAACGGAGCCTATAGACTTTTTCATGGGCTTTACGTGGACAGGAGCCGTCTAGCCGAAATGCTGAAGGCGTTTTACACGTTGAACCACGTGAAGGTGTCCTTTTACGATACGGATTTTCATCAGCTGCAGGAATGGCCTTATCCGCAGTGTGATTTCTGTCAATTGATCCGTCGAAACGGAATCCAGGCGTGCCTGAAGAGCGACTGGGAGGCCTTTCGCCACTGCCATGCAAAAAAGAGTATTTACGCTTACCAATGTCACGCCGGACTTTTGGAAATGATCATTCCGTTAAAAATCGAAGAAATGGTTATCGGTTACATCATGTTCGGGCAAATGATCCGCGCCGAGGACGTCAACTCCACCAAACAGGCTCTCATGGAACGGCATCGGGGGTTGCCCGTGAGCGAGGACGAGCTGCTCCGCGTGATCGATCTGATTGACGTGAAGGACAAGGAGGAGCTTGAGGCGGCCACCCTGATCAGCAAGGCCTGCGTCAGCTATCTGCTGAGCGAACGGGTGGTTAGCATAGACCGGAACAATCTCGTCGATCGTATCGACGATTATATCGCGGAAAACATGTCCCAAGGTTTTACAGTCGAAGACCTGTGCGACTATCTTCAGATGAAGCGATCCTCTTTCTACTCGCTTACAAAAGAATGCCTTGGATGCGGGATCAGCACTTATATCCAGAAGAAGCGCCTGGACAGGGCGAAAACGTTGCTCAAGGAAACAAACCTCCCCATCTCTCTGCTTGCCGGACAGGTTGGGTTTAATGATTACAATTATTTCCTGCGTTGTTTTAAAAAGCAGGTTGGCATGACATGCCGTGCGTACCGTAAAAGCGTCGAGGACTATCTGCGTCCATAA
- a CDS encoding bifunctional heptose 7-phosphate kinase/heptose 1-phosphate adenyltransferase — MDIDKMISVLKNVAQVKVVVFGDYALDKYLYIDPEHDEPSAETGETAYQVHRTSLSAGVGGTITNNLRTLGAQVVCIGLAGDDGQGYELLRCLRETGADVSHMVSCDVLCTCTYMKPMRRGTDGIYREMNRFDFRSFIQRPIEVQREMMRQLESVLDWADGVIITDQFYQRNMGSVTDWLREQLSKLAAERKDKIFYADSRSFANEYRNIIVKCNDIEFFAMTGGPKPDTGKLNAIVERGERLYRSGGIPLFVTCGKAGIVVFDRTAELVPAFKVDGEIDIVGAGDAANAGIFLGLALGLTAAEAALLACCVSSITIQQLGMTGTASMRQVTERLASRR, encoded by the coding sequence ATGGATATTGATAAAATGATTTCCGTTTTGAAAAATGTTGCACAGGTAAAAGTCGTCGTATTTGGGGACTATGCGCTTGACAAATACCTTTATATTGATCCGGAACACGACGAACCTTCGGCGGAAACCGGGGAAACCGCTTACCAGGTTCACCGTACCTCTTTGTCCGCCGGCGTCGGCGGTACCATTACGAACAATCTGCGAACACTTGGAGCCCAAGTCGTCTGTATCGGTCTTGCGGGAGACGACGGGCAGGGATACGAGCTGCTGAGATGCCTGCGCGAAACGGGCGCGGACGTTTCCCATATGGTGAGCTGCGACGTCCTGTGCACATGCACCTACATGAAACCGATGCGCAGGGGGACCGACGGAATCTACCGGGAGATGAACCGCTTCGATTTCCGCAGCTTCATTCAACGTCCGATAGAGGTCCAACGCGAGATGATGCGTCAACTGGAATCCGTCTTGGACTGGGCCGACGGCGTGATCATCACGGATCAGTTCTATCAGCGCAATATGGGTTCTGTCACGGACTGGCTGAGGGAACAGCTCAGCAAGCTGGCCGCTGAAAGGAAGGACAAGATTTTTTATGCGGATTCACGCTCGTTTGCAAACGAATACCGCAATATCATTGTAAAGTGTAACGACATCGAGTTCTTCGCGATGACCGGCGGACCAAAGCCGGACACCGGGAAGCTTAATGCTATTGTGGAAAGGGGAGAAAGACTTTACCGGAGCGGCGGGATTCCCCTGTTTGTCACCTGCGGAAAGGCGGGGATCGTTGTTTTTGACAGGACGGCAGAGCTTGTTCCGGCGTTCAAGGTCGACGGCGAAATTGATATCGTCGGTGCGGGCGATGCGGCGAACGCTGGGATTTTCCTGGGGCTCGCGCTGGGCCTGACGGCGGCCGAGGCCGCACTTCTGGCCTGCTGCGTTTCCTCGATTACCATTCAGCAGCTTGGTATGACGGGCACGGCTTCCATGCGACAGGTGACGGAACGGCTGGCGTCCCGCCGATAA
- a CDS encoding HAD family hydrolase — MEPKLEIVRLWDKNRFSIRYALFDFDGTVSLIREGWQDIMIPYFCEVLRSTATPESEEAIRKIALDFVTDLTGKQTIFQCIKLNEEVVKRGGPKREPIVYKKEYLRRLELRIAKRKERLAAGEADPEEWLVPGVGPFLKLLRSNGIKCYLASGTDEEDVLYEAKLLGLQGVFDGGIHGAHDAMVECSKELVINAMLNREHIRPDELISFGDGFVEVELVAKHGGLAVGVATEESKRRGVNQWKRSRLIAAGARVIIPDFRDTEGIYGIIR; from the coding sequence ATGGAACCAAAACTTGAAATCGTCCGCCTGTGGGACAAAAATCGCTTTTCGATTCGCTATGCATTGTTTGACTTTGATGGAACAGTCAGTCTGATCCGAGAGGGCTGGCAAGATATTATGATTCCTTATTTCTGTGAGGTTCTCCGCAGTACCGCCACGCCCGAAAGCGAGGAGGCCATCAGGAAAATTGCGCTCGATTTTGTCACGGATCTCACGGGGAAGCAGACGATTTTTCAGTGCATTAAGCTGAATGAGGAGGTCGTGAAACGTGGTGGTCCGAAGCGCGAGCCTATTGTCTACAAGAAGGAGTATCTGCGCCGCCTTGAACTGCGAATAGCTAAGCGAAAGGAGCGGCTTGCCGCGGGGGAAGCGGATCCGGAGGAGTGGCTTGTCCCCGGGGTCGGTCCGTTCCTGAAGCTTCTGCGGTCGAACGGCATCAAATGCTATCTGGCAAGCGGGACGGATGAAGAGGACGTTCTGTACGAGGCGAAGCTTCTGGGACTTCAAGGAGTGTTTGACGGGGGGATCCACGGTGCCCACGACGCAATGGTGGAATGTTCAAAAGAGCTGGTCATTAATGCTATGTTGAACCGTGAACATATTCGTCCTGACGAACTTATTTCGTTCGGGGATGGCTTTGTGGAGGTGGAACTCGTTGCAAAACACGGTGGACTTGCCGTCGGCGTGGCGACGGAGGAGAGCAAGCGCCGGGGCGTCAACCAGTGGAAACGCAGCCGCCTGATCGCGGCCGGAGCGCGCGTCATCATACCGGATTTTCGGGACACCGAGGGGATATACGGAATTATACGGTAG
- the ppdK gene encoding pyruvate, phosphate dikinase: MSHKYVYLFSEGNGKMRELLGGKGANLAEMTVLGMPVPQGFTISTEACTQYYKDGREINADIQAEIYEYLAKMEKICGKKFADPENPLLVSVRSGARASMPGMMDTILNLGLNDTVVEGLAKITNSPRFAYDSYRRFVQMFSDVVMELSKTEFEKIIDAQKAKKGVKQDVELDADDMKELVQKFKAFYKEQKGEEFPTDPKVQLMEAVKAVFRSWDNPRANVYRRMNEIPYDWGTAVNVQAMVFGNSGDKSGTGVAFTRNPATGEKALFGEYLINAQGEDVVAGIRTPQPISHLQQEMPAVYDQFAEIANNLEKHYTDMQDMEFTIENGKLYMLQTRNGKRTAAAALKVAVDLVDEGMITEEEAVLRVEPKQLDALLHPQFDAAAIKKAKAIGKGLAASPGAACGRVVFSAEDAKEWHDRGEKIVLVRLETSPEDIEGMAVAQGILTVRGGMTSHAAVVARGMGTCCVSGCGEIVVDYDAKQFTLAGQTVKEGDYISIDGSTGNIYAQAIPTAAAKISGDFDRFMKWADAARKLEVYTNADTPKDAKQGRDFGAQGIGLCRTEHMFFEGQRIKAMREMIVAKTTEEREKALVKLTPFQQGDFEGIYEVMEGRPVIIRFLDPPLHEFLPTKEEDIKEIAGELNITVADLKNVIASLHEFNPMMGHRGCRLAVSYPEIARMQTTAVINAAIAVNRKHPEFKTEPRIMIPLVGEQKELKFVKDIVTETADKIIKEAGVSLRYEVGTMIEIPRAALTADDIAKEAEFFSFGTNDLTQMTFGFSRDDAGKFLNYYYENKIYESDPFAHLDQNGVGKLVKMAVELGRKTRPEIHLGICGEHGGDPTSVEFCHNVGLNYVSCSPFRVPIARLAAAQAAVKEKRAK, translated from the coding sequence ATGAGCCACAAGTACGTTTACCTTTTCTCCGAGGGCAATGGCAAAATGAGAGAGCTTCTCGGAGGCAAAGGCGCCAACTTAGCCGAGATGACCGTTCTCGGCATGCCTGTTCCGCAGGGCTTTACGATTTCCACCGAAGCCTGTACGCAATACTATAAGGACGGCCGCGAAATCAACGCCGATATTCAGGCTGAAATTTATGAATACCTTGCAAAAATGGAAAAGATCTGCGGCAAAAAGTTCGCCGACCCGGAAAACCCGCTGCTGGTCTCCGTGCGTTCCGGCGCCCGCGCTTCCATGCCGGGTATGATGGACACCATCCTGAACCTTGGCCTGAACGACACCGTTGTGGAAGGGCTTGCAAAGATCACAAACAGCCCGCGCTTTGCTTACGACTCTTACCGCCGCTTTGTACAGATGTTCTCCGACGTTGTTATGGAGCTTTCCAAAACAGAGTTTGAGAAGATCATCGACGCCCAGAAAGCGAAAAAGGGCGTAAAGCAGGACGTAGAGCTGGACGCGGACGACATGAAAGAGCTCGTTCAGAAGTTCAAGGCTTTCTATAAGGAGCAGAAGGGCGAAGAGTTCCCAACCGACCCGAAGGTTCAGCTGATGGAAGCCGTCAAGGCCGTATTCCGTTCCTGGGACAACCCCCGCGCGAACGTATACCGCCGCATGAACGAAATCCCCTACGACTGGGGCACCGCGGTAAACGTACAGGCCATGGTGTTCGGCAACTCCGGAGACAAGTCCGGCACGGGCGTTGCGTTTACCCGCAACCCGGCTACGGGCGAAAAGGCTCTCTTTGGCGAGTACCTCATTAACGCACAGGGCGAAGACGTTGTCGCCGGTATCCGTACCCCGCAGCCGATCAGCCACCTCCAGCAGGAAATGCCGGCAGTTTACGACCAGTTCGCAGAGATTGCAAACAACCTTGAAAAACATTATACAGACATGCAGGACATGGAGTTCACCATTGAAAACGGCAAGCTCTACATGCTCCAGACCAGAAACGGCAAGAGAACGGCGGCGGCCGCTCTGAAAGTAGCCGTCGACCTGGTGGACGAAGGCATGATCACCGAAGAAGAGGCCGTCCTGAGAGTGGAACCGAAGCAGCTTGACGCGCTGCTCCACCCGCAGTTCGACGCAGCCGCCATTAAAAAGGCAAAGGCAATCGGCAAGGGCCTTGCGGCTTCCCCGGGCGCTGCCTGCGGCAGAGTCGTATTCTCCGCGGAGGACGCGAAGGAATGGCACGATAGGGGCGAGAAGATCGTTCTTGTCCGTCTGGAGACCTCTCCGGAAGACATCGAAGGCATGGCGGTCGCACAGGGCATCCTCACCGTACGCGGCGGCATGACCTCCCACGCGGCGGTTGTTGCGCGCGGCATGGGTACCTGCTGTGTATCCGGCTGCGGCGAAATCGTTGTCGATTATGACGCAAAGCAATTTACCCTCGCGGGCCAGACCGTGAAAGAGGGCGACTATATTTCCATCGACGGTTCCACCGGCAATATCTACGCACAAGCGATTCCGACTGCCGCCGCCAAAATTTCCGGCGACTTCGACCGCTTCATGAAGTGGGCCGACGCTGCCCGTAAGCTGGAAGTTTACACCAACGCCGACACGCCGAAGGACGCAAAGCAGGGCCGTGATTTCGGCGCGCAGGGCATCGGCCTCTGCCGTACCGAGCACATGTTCTTTGAAGGTCAGCGTATTAAGGCAATGCGTGAAATGATCGTTGCCAAGACCACCGAAGAGCGCGAAAAGGCGCTTGTCAAGCTCACTCCGTTCCAGCAGGGCGACTTTGAGGGCATCTACGAAGTGATGGAAGGCCGTCCGGTCATCATCCGCTTCCTCGATCCGCCGCTCCACGAGTTCCTGCCGACCAAGGAAGAGGACATCAAGGAAATCGCCGGCGAGCTGAACATTACCGTCGCGGACCTGAAGAACGTCATTGCGAGCCTGCACGAGTTCAACCCGATGATGGGCCACCGCGGCTGCCGTCTTGCCGTTTCCTATCCGGAAATCGCCAGAATGCAGACGACGGCCGTCATCAACGCCGCTATCGCGGTCAACAGGAAGCATCCTGAGTTCAAAACCGAGCCGCGCATCATGATTCCGCTGGTGGGCGAGCAGAAAGAGCTCAAGTTTGTAAAGGATATCGTTACGGAGACCGCCGATAAAATCATCAAGGAAGCCGGCGTATCCCTCAGATACGAGGTCGGCACCATGATCGAGATTCCGCGCGCCGCTTTGACCGCGGACGACATTGCCAAGGAAGCGGAGTTCTTCAGCTTCGGCACCAACGACCTGACCCAGATGACCTTTGGTTTCAGCCGTGACGACGCCGGCAAGTTCCTGAACTACTACTATGAGAACAAGATTTATGAGTCCGATCCGTTTGCCCACCTTGACCAGAACGGCGTAGGCAAGCTGGTGAAGATGGCGGTCGAGCTTGGCCGCAAGACCAGACCCGAGATCCACCTCGGCATCTGCGGCGAGCACGGCGGCGACCCGACTTCCGTCGAGTTCTGCCACAATGTCGGCCTGAACTACGTATCCTGCTCACCGTTCCGCGTGCCGATCGCACGTCTGGCTGCCGCGCAGGCCGCTGTAAAGGAAAAGAGAGCAAAATAA
- a CDS encoding sugar phosphate nucleotidyltransferase, with product MPEECCAVILAAGEGKRMKSNRPKVLSPVLFKPMLQWVIDSAHGAGVSGICVVTGYMHEEVERYLSLLNESGAFAPISHVLQPERKGTGHAVMMAESFLRGHRGENVLILNGDAPFVGSSVIGEALKDHVENGNAVTVISAVLDDPTGYGRIVRDPETHLISAIVEQKDADFATLSICEINSGAYWFRVDDLLDILSKIRNNNAQGEYYLTDAVKLLIENGKNAGAHTTGDANAVLGANDCLQLNALNSVARDEILARHMRNGVEIPCRDGVMIGPDVVIGSDTCILPGTILRGATVIGCNCTVGPHSFLSDCRVGDGVQLISVQCENSVIPSNKAVAPFSVINQNIV from the coding sequence ATGCCAGAGGAATGCTGTGCAGTAATTCTTGCCGCCGGCGAGGGGAAACGGATGAAGTCCAACCGCCCCAAAGTGCTTTCACCGGTGCTTTTCAAGCCGATGCTGCAATGGGTGATTGATTCCGCGCACGGCGCGGGAGTTTCCGGTATCTGTGTAGTCACCGGCTATATGCATGAGGAGGTCGAGCGGTACCTTTCCCTTCTGAACGAAAGCGGCGCCTTTGCCCCGATTTCCCACGTCCTTCAGCCCGAGCGCAAGGGCACCGGCCACGCCGTCATGATGGCCGAGAGCTTTCTGCGCGGCCACCGCGGGGAAAATGTCCTGATTTTAAATGGAGACGCGCCGTTTGTCGGTTCCTCCGTGATCGGCGAAGCGCTGAAGGACCACGTTGAGAACGGCAACGCGGTTACCGTCATTTCCGCCGTTCTGGACGACCCCACCGGGTACGGCCGCATTGTGCGCGACCCGGAAACCCACCTGATCAGCGCGATTGTGGAGCAGAAGGACGCGGACTTCGCGACCCTTTCCATCTGTGAAATCAACTCCGGCGCATACTGGTTCCGCGTAGACGACCTTCTGGATATTCTTTCCAAAATCCGGAACAACAATGCGCAGGGTGAATATTATCTGACCGACGCGGTCAAACTGCTGATCGAAAACGGCAAAAACGCCGGAGCCCATACCACCGGCGACGCAAACGCCGTGCTGGGTGCGAACGACTGCCTGCAGCTCAACGCGCTGAACTCCGTCGCCCGCGACGAAATTCTCGCCCGCCATATGCGCAACGGAGTGGAAATTCCGTGCCGCGACGGCGTGATGATCGGCCCGGACGTGGTCATCGGCAGCGATACCTGTATCTTACCCGGCACCATTTTGCGCGGAGCAACCGTCATCGGCTGCAACTGCACTGTGGGGCCGCATTCTTTTTTATCGGACTGCCGGGTGGGGGACGGCGTGCAGCTGATTTCCGTGCAGTGCGAAAACAGCGTGATTCCATCAAACAAGGCCGTTGCGCCTTTTTCGGTTATTAACCAGAATATAGTTTGA
- a CDS encoding ribose-phosphate diphosphokinase, whose protein sequence is MNFHGKDIKIFAANASQRVAKQISECLGLPMGKSEVSTFSDGEISLSLFESVRGSDCFIVQSTCAPVNNNLMELLIMVDAMKRASAARITAVMPYFGYARQDRKAKARDPISAKLCADLITTAGADRVLTMDLHAPQIQGFFNIPVDHLLGAPILSSFLKERIGDETDDYVIVSPDLGSVTRARNFAARIGCPLAIVDKRRQKANVCEVMNIIGDVKGKKVVLVDDMIDTAGTLCNAASAIMDKGAKEVNACATHAVLSGPAIERIQESPIKELVLLDTIPLAPEKHLDNFTILPVAPLFAEAIERIYEDKPVSPMFV, encoded by the coding sequence ATGAACTTTCATGGCAAGGATATCAAAATTTTTGCTGCCAACGCCAGCCAGCGCGTAGCAAAACAGATTTCGGAGTGTCTGGGCCTTCCGATGGGCAAGAGCGAGGTTTCCACCTTCAGCGACGGTGAAATTTCCCTATCTCTTTTTGAATCGGTCCGCGGTTCCGACTGCTTCATTGTCCAGTCGACCTGCGCCCCGGTCAACAACAACCTGATGGAGCTGCTCATTATGGTCGACGCGATGAAACGCGCTTCCGCGGCGCGCATCACCGCCGTCATGCCGTACTTCGGCTACGCCCGTCAGGACCGCAAGGCAAAAGCCCGCGACCCGATTTCGGCAAAGCTCTGCGCCGATCTGATCACCACCGCCGGCGCAGACCGCGTGCTGACCATGGATCTTCACGCACCCCAGATTCAGGGCTTCTTCAATATCCCCGTGGATCATCTTCTCGGCGCGCCGATTCTCTCCTCTTTCCTGAAAGAGCGCATCGGCGACGAAACCGACGATTACGTGATCGTATCCCCCGACTTGGGCTCCGTTACCCGCGCGCGCAATTTCGCCGCCCGCATCGGCTGCCCGCTCGCGATTGTGGACAAGCGCCGCCAGAAGGCCAACGTGTGCGAGGTCATGAACATCATCGGCGACGTAAAGGGCAAAAAGGTCGTGCTCGTCGACGATATGATCGACACCGCCGGGACCCTCTGCAACGCGGCCAGCGCCATCATGGACAAGGGCGCGAAGGAAGTCAACGCCTGCGCGACCCACGCGGTCCTTTCCGGCCCGGCCATCGAGCGCATTCAGGAAAGCCCCATCAAGGAGCTCGTCCTGCTCGACACCATCCCCCTCGCTCCCGAAAAGCATCTGGACAACTTTACGATTCTGCCCGTCGCCCCGCTGTTCGCGGAGGCAATCGAGAGGATTTACGAAGACAAGCCCGTTTCCCCCATGTTTGTCTGA
- the pth gene encoding aminoacyl-tRNA hydrolase — MFKNIFARSAEPAGPVEYIVAGLGNPGGKYEGTRHNAGFMALDYIAEKAGARVDRVRFKGLTGTAVIGGKKVLLLKPSTYMNLSGQSVTEAMAFYKLPPEKVIVLFDDVSLEPGRMRIRMKGSDGGQNGMKNIIYLSGSDRFPRIKLGTGAKPNPQWDLADWVLSKLTEADRKALYEAIDHASSSVELMVRGDAAEAMNKYNS; from the coding sequence ATGTTTAAAAACATCTTTGCAAGAAGCGCCGAGCCGGCCGGCCCGGTCGAATACATTGTCGCCGGTCTGGGCAACCCCGGCGGCAAATACGAGGGCACGCGCCACAACGCGGGCTTTATGGCGCTGGACTATATTGCGGAGAAGGCCGGGGCGCGGGTCGACCGCGTCCGGTTCAAGGGGCTGACCGGCACCGCCGTGATCGGCGGGAAAAAAGTTCTTCTGCTCAAGCCCTCCACCTATATGAACCTGAGCGGGCAGAGCGTCACCGAGGCCATGGCCTTTTACAAGCTGCCCCCGGAAAAGGTGATCGTCCTTTTCGACGACGTTTCGCTGGAGCCGGGCCGCATGCGCATCCGCATGAAGGGCAGCGACGGCGGCCAGAACGGCATGAAAAACATCATCTACCTGAGCGGGAGCGACCGCTTCCCGCGCATCAAGCTCGGCACGGGCGCAAAGCCGAACCCCCAGTGGGATCTTGCCGACTGGGTGCTTTCCAAATTGACGGAAGCGGACAGAAAGGCGCTGTACGAGGCGATCGACCACGCCAGCTCCTCCGTGGAGCTGATGGTTCGGGGAGACGCCGCCGAAGCGATGAACAAATATAATTCATAA